The Calliphora vicina chromosome 3, idCalVici1.1, whole genome shotgun sequence genome contains a region encoding:
- the LOC135955133 gene encoding larval serum protein 1 beta chain-like has translation MKLAIALLACVGLVAAASLHTTHEVKVADKNFLEKQKFLFEIVYRVEDPLMFEEYIKLGDKFIVDKSYYTHYDFHMEKFWESYKMAALLPKGEFFGALVKTHHKQALGLFNFFYYAKDWETFLHNVCWARMHVNEGMFVYALTLAVIHRDDFNGLMLPSIYEIFPQYFFNSKFVFEAEKFDYDVWSKYIMYEKELYDVYYKNHKYFSHGDYVYMKDWKMWQWWKLMGLGQHWYAEENYMLRENIYEFNQDPKWNSMLQDVKMWYMPVDYTRDIELYNEHSSISYFTEDLGWNAYWYYLNMDYAFFLDGKTFGLNKDRRGEYWMYNVQQLISRYYMERLSHGFGEIPEFFWFHEIEYGYDPQLINYNGVGFSYRKNYWEVQTYTNFDMFNKVSGMFKRIYEVIDLGYYKMVDGTIVDLRKPESIEYLGSLLQGNIDMFDKYFFSYWYMLSHMYFSEVDYHDSEVYPHVFLNFETMLRDPMFYMFHSKIADAFFHFKYYLEPYTQEELLFPGVYIKDVHVTDLVTYFDLVDFDVTNLMNDKMHFVDGKFVWDKALMARQMRLNHKPFNFEFTIESDKAQKAVIRSFIGPKYDEFGRVLTLTENRENFFELDNFVYELTAGKNFFKRSSNDFYWTIKDRTTYTELYHYVMLAYDGKYEFPLDISEPHCGFPDRLILPRGWEKGMPMQMFFMVTPYVADHEQFSTFDYAYSCGIGSGTRYVDNMPFYYPFDRVIDEYEFFVPNMYFKDVKIFHHDTFETYLEHDYKNYGSFDYTFFKDYYTKYFKH, from the exons atgaaattagcTATCGCTTTATTGGCCTGTGTAGGCTTAGTGGCTGCTGCAAGCCTCCACACTACTCATGAAGTCAAAGTCGCCGACAAGAATTTCTTGGAAAAACAGAAATTCTTGTTCGAAATTGTTTACCGCGTTGAGGATCCATTGATGTTTGAAGAATACATTAAACTCGGTGATAAATTTATTGTTGACAAATCCTACTATACT CACTATGACTTCCATATGGAAAAATTCTGGGAATCATACAAGATGGCAGCTCTCTTGCCTAAAGGTGAATTCTTTGGTGCACTTGTCAAGACTCATCACAAGCAAGCTTTAGGTCTCTTCAACTTCTTCTACTACGCCAAGGATTGGGAAACTTTCCTCCACAATGTATGCTGGGCCCGTATGCACGTCAACGAAGGCATGTTTGTTTATGCTCTCACTTTGGCTGTCATTCATCGCGATGACTTCAACGGTTTGATGTTGCCATCCATCTACGAAATCTTCCCACAATACTTCTTCAACAGCAAATTCGTATTCGAAGCTGAGAAGTTTGACTACGATGTATGGAGCAAGTACATTATGTACGAAAAGGAATTGTACGACGTATACTACAAGAATCACAAATACTTCAGCCACGGTGATTATGTATACATGAAGGACTGGAAGATGTGGCAATGGTGGAAATTGATGGGTCTTGGCCAACACTGGTACGCCGAAGAAAACTATATGCTCCGTGAAAATATCTACGAATTCAACCAAGACCCTAAGTGGAACTCAATGTTGCAAGACGTCAAGATGTGGTATATGCCCGTTGACTATACTCGTGATATTGAATTATACAACGAACACTCTAGCATTTCTTACTTCACTGAAGATTTGGGCTGGAACGCCTACTGGTACTATTTGAACATGGACTACGCTTTCTTCTTGGACGGCAAGACATTCGGTTTGAACAAGGACCGTCGTGGTGAATACTGGATGTACAATGTGCAACAATTGATTTCTCGCTACTATATGGAACGTTTGTCTCATGGTTTCGGTGAAATACCCGAATTCTTCTGGTTCCACGAAATCGAATACGGTTATGACCCCCAATTGATTAACTACAACGGCGTTGGTTTCAGCTACCGTAAGAACTACTGGGAAGTTCAAACCTACACTAACTTCGATATGTTCAACAAAGTTTCCGGTATGTTCAAGCGCATCTATGAAGTCATTGATTTAGGTTATTATAAGATGGTTGATGGTACTATTGTTGACTTGCGTAAACCCGAATCTATTGAATATCTTGGAAGCTTGTTACAAGGCAATATTGATATGTTCGACAAATACTTCTTCAGTTACTGGTACATGCTCTCTCACATGTACTTCAGTGAAGTTGACTACCATGACTCCGAGGTCTACCCACACGTCTTCCTAAACTTTGAAACCATGTTGCGTGATCCCATGTTCTACATGTTCCACAGCAAAATCGCCGATGCCTTCTTCCACTTCAAATACTATCTCGAGCCTTACACCCAGGAAGAACTCTTGTTCCCCGGCGTCTACATTAAGGATGTCCATGTTACCGACTTGGTCACCTACTTCGATTTGGTAGACTTTGATGTTACTAACTTGATGAATGACAAGATGCACTTTGTTGATGGCAAATTTGTTTGGGACAAGGCTCTTATGGCTCGTCAAATGCGTTTGAACCACAAACCATTCAACTTTGAATTCACCATTGAATCCGACAAGGCTCAAAAGGCTGTAATTCGCTCCTTCATTGGTCCAAAATACGATGAATTCGGACGTGTATTAACTTTGACTGAAAACCGTGAAAACTTCTTTGAACTCGATAACTTCGTTTATGAGTTGACCGCTGGTAAGAACTTCTTCAAGCGTAGCTCCAACGACTTCTACTGGACCATCAAGGATCGTACTACTTACACTGAATTGTACCACTATGTTATGTTGGCTTACGACGGTAAATACGAATTCCCATTGGACATCAGCGAACCTCACTGTGGATTCCCCGATCGTCTCATCTTACCCCGTGGTTGGGAAAAAGGTATGCCCATGCAAATGTTCTTTATGGTCACCCCATACGTGGCTGATCACGAACAATTCTCCACCTTTGATTACGCTTACTCTTGCGGTATTGGCTCTGGTACCCGTTACGTTGACAACATGCCTTTCTACTATCCATTCGACCGTGTCATCGATGAATACGAATTCTTCGTTCCCAACATGTACTTCAAGGACGTCAAGATCTTCCACCACGATACTTTCGAAACATACTTGGAACACGACTATAAGAACTACGGTTCCTTTGACTATACTTTCTTCAAGGATTACTACACAAAATACTTTAAACATTAA